A region from the Salicibibacter cibarius genome encodes:
- the aroH gene encoding chorismate mutase encodes MRGIRGATTVDANEAEHIWTRTRRLLVEMIEANNLHPDQVVHMWFTVTTDIDAAFPAKATRMLPGDWSYVPVMCATEIPVPDSLPRCIRVMVTVNTEVSPREIHHVFQEEAIKLRPDLTKQAGGDYAKKE; translated from the coding sequence ATGAGAGGCATTCGCGGAGCGACAACGGTAGATGCTAATGAAGCGGAACATATATGGACACGGACGAGACGGTTACTCGTGGAAATGATCGAGGCAAACAATCTCCACCCCGACCAAGTGGTTCACATGTGGTTTACCGTAACAACCGACATTGATGCAGCCTTTCCCGCGAAGGCTACCCGCATGCTACCGGGAGACTGGTCATATGTGCCGGTGATGTGTGCGACGGAAATTCCGGTACCGGACAGTTTGCCGCGATGCATTCGCGTAATGGTAACGGTAAATACGGAAGTTTCCCCGCGGGAGATCCATCATGTCTTTCAGGAAGAGGCTATTAAACTAAGGCCGGATTTGACAAAACAAGCCGGCGGGGATTATGCTAAAAAAGAGTAA